Proteins found in one Deltaproteobacteria bacterium IMCC39524 genomic segment:
- the secF gene encoding protein translocase subunit SecF, translating into MQIIKHDINIDFVGKRKLAMIISGVVILLGLASLVINGGPNYGIDFVGGTLVQVKFAENTDAGKIKDSLSTLDLGSVVVQHFGDDANEYLVRVQENANNKELSKLISGSLESSYGAGKVDIRRVEMVGPQVGKDLRQKGLLSILYAMIGILIYISWRFELRFAVGAIIALLHDVLITLGAFSLSGREIDLPIIAAFLAIIGYSLNDTIIVYDRIRENYGKHQKKGFTAVVNSSINETLSRTILTSGTTMLVVLALFVFGGGVIHNFAFALLIGILVGTYSSIFVASPVLIFWDDYRSGGQKKVAAEGGAR; encoded by the coding sequence ATGCAGATTATCAAGCATGATATAAATATCGATTTTGTCGGTAAGCGGAAACTGGCCATGATCATCTCTGGCGTTGTTATCCTGCTCGGACTGGCATCCCTGGTCATTAATGGTGGCCCGAATTACGGCATCGATTTTGTCGGTGGAACCCTGGTTCAGGTCAAATTCGCTGAAAACACTGATGCGGGCAAGATCAAGGACAGCTTGTCGACCCTGGACCTCGGCTCGGTCGTCGTCCAACATTTTGGCGATGATGCCAATGAGTACCTGGTTCGTGTCCAGGAGAACGCCAATAACAAAGAACTCTCCAAGCTGATCTCCGGAAGCCTGGAGTCGAGCTACGGTGCCGGGAAAGTCGATATCCGCCGGGTTGAAATGGTTGGTCCCCAGGTCGGGAAGGACTTGCGTCAGAAAGGTTTGCTGTCGATCCTCTATGCGATGATCGGGATTCTGATCTATATCTCCTGGCGTTTTGAACTGCGTTTTGCGGTCGGTGCCATTATCGCTCTGTTGCACGACGTACTGATTACCCTGGGTGCCTTCTCGCTCAGCGGTCGGGAAATTGACCTGCCTATTATTGCAGCATTCCTGGCGATTATCGGTTATTCCCTGAACGATACGATCATTGTTTATGACCGGATTCGGGAAAATTATGGCAAGCACCAGAAGAAGGGTTTCACTGCGGTTGTTAACAGCTCCATTAATGAGACCCTGTCGAGAACCATCCTGACTTCAGGAACGACCATGCTGGTTGTTCTTGCGCTCTTTGTGTTCGGCGGTGGCGTTATTCACAATTTTGCGTTTGCCCTGCTTATCGGTATTCTGGTCGGTACTTACTCCTCGATCTTTGTTGCCAGCCCGGTTTTGATCTTCTGGGATGATTATCGTTCTGGTGGTCAGAAGAAGGTTGCTGCAGAAGGGGGTGCTCGATGA
- the recJ gene encoding single-stranded-DNA-specific exonuclease RecJ, whose amino-acid sequence MDPVIERLWLPRNEQPDLNALNDFAVEFKLSQLIARILASREPSLNVARDFLNTRLADLPDPFLLPDMAAAVDRLQLALAQGEKIAIHGDYDVDGITGTVLLLDGLASMGCEQVEYHIPLRLRDGYGLSAEAMQKAADEGVTVVVSVDCGVTAHAEASLAKECGIDLIITDHHQPPDELPEAFSVINPQRSDSSFPFPYLAGVGVAFFLLVALRKKLRDSGWFKQRSEPDLRNSLDLVALGTIADLVPLKGINRTLTRHGLALLEKGERVGVRALKQVAGVKEVSCGVVGFQMAPRLNAAGRMEDAGLGVELLLEKDMVRGLHTARYLDQCNRERRVIEKETLQEAERAVAKLGAAHTHSIVLGGEGWHSGVIGIVASRLVDRYSRPTVLIALDDATGKGSCRSIRGFNLYHGLQSCADYLLAFGGHEMAAGLSVVADQLPAFAAEFEAHARSVLSEDDLQPKLYHDGVVLLEEMDLDVLRQLEGLAPFGMGNPEPVLVVESVHAMQVKPVGDTHLRFTACQGAFSHPAIAFGMLDRREEFQGAVDLLVSPQINRYNGRESVQLRIKDVRPAQ is encoded by the coding sequence ATGGATCCCGTAATCGAACGCCTCTGGCTGCCTCGTAACGAACAACCTGACCTCAATGCGCTCAACGATTTTGCAGTCGAATTCAAGCTCTCACAGCTGATTGCCCGTATCCTTGCCAGTCGTGAGCCTTCTCTGAATGTTGCTCGTGACTTCCTCAACACCCGTCTCGCTGATTTGCCTGATCCTTTTCTTCTCCCGGACATGGCTGCTGCGGTCGACCGCCTTCAGTTGGCTCTGGCCCAGGGTGAGAAAATCGCTATTCACGGTGATTACGATGTTGATGGTATTACCGGAACCGTTTTACTGCTGGATGGCCTGGCTTCAATGGGTTGTGAGCAGGTTGAATATCACATCCCCTTGCGGCTGCGTGATGGTTATGGCCTTTCTGCAGAAGCCATGCAGAAAGCAGCGGATGAAGGCGTGACCGTCGTCGTTTCGGTTGATTGCGGCGTTACCGCCCATGCCGAGGCCTCACTGGCCAAAGAGTGCGGTATTGATCTGATTATTACCGATCACCACCAGCCTCCCGATGAGCTACCAGAAGCTTTCTCTGTTATTAATCCTCAACGTAGCGACTCCAGCTTTCCCTTCCCGTATTTAGCCGGGGTTGGCGTCGCATTTTTCCTTCTCGTCGCACTGCGTAAAAAATTACGTGACTCCGGCTGGTTCAAGCAACGCTCTGAGCCAGATCTGCGAAATTCCCTCGACCTGGTGGCGCTGGGAACCATTGCCGACCTGGTTCCGCTTAAGGGGATCAACCGGACTTTAACCAGGCATGGCTTGGCTTTGTTGGAAAAAGGTGAACGCGTCGGTGTCAGGGCTCTCAAACAGGTGGCTGGCGTCAAAGAGGTTAGCTGCGGTGTGGTCGGTTTTCAGATGGCACCCCGCCTGAATGCTGCCGGGCGTATGGAAGACGCCGGGCTAGGTGTGGAACTGCTTCTTGAAAAGGATATGGTGCGTGGCCTGCATACCGCGCGGTATCTCGATCAATGTAATCGAGAACGCAGGGTTATAGAAAAAGAAACCTTGCAAGAGGCTGAAAGAGCCGTTGCAAAACTTGGCGCTGCTCACACGCACTCTATCGTGCTCGGTGGCGAGGGCTGGCATTCCGGGGTTATTGGCATCGTTGCCAGCCGGCTGGTCGATCGTTACTCACGGCCAACGGTTCTGATTGCATTGGATGACGCAACAGGCAAAGGCTCATGTCGTTCGATCCGTGGGTTCAACCTCTACCATGGCTTGCAGAGCTGCGCGGACTACCTGCTTGCTTTCGGTGGTCACGAAATGGCTGCCGGTCTGAGTGTTGTTGCCGATCAGCTGCCGGCTTTCGCGGCCGAATTTGAAGCACACGCGCGATCCGTTCTTTCTGAAGATGATTTGCAGCCTAAGCTTTATCACGATGGTGTTGTCCTGCTCGAGGAGATGGATCTGGACGTTCTGCGACAACTGGAAGGACTGGCTCCCTTCGGGATGGGCAACCCTGAACCTGTTCTGGTTGTAGAGTCCGTGCATGCCATGCAGGTTAAGCCTGTGGGGGATACACATTTGCGTTTCACTGCATGTCAGGGAGCCTTCAGCCATCCGGCGATTGCTTTCGGCATGCTCGATCGTCGTGAAGAATTTCAGGGAGCGGTTGACCTGTTGGTTTCGCCGCAGATCAATCGTTATAATGGTCGTGAATCAGTACAACTGAGGATCAAGGATGTCAGACCGGCCCAATAA
- the dnaE gene encoding DNA polymerase III subunit alpha, with the protein MQHANFVHLHCHTQYSLLDGAIRVGDLVNRASEYRMPAMAVTDHGNMFGALEFYSKARAAGVKPIIGCEVYVASGSRHEKSGAASSSDASGHFILLCKNRKGYRNLCHMVSTAYQDGFYYKPRIDWNLLRENNEGLIALTACLGGEIPSLITRGRMDHARQRAEEMSRIFDNNRLYLELQENYLPEQEVANKGLIELGKDLGLPLVATNDCHYLTREDAFAHEVLLCIQTGKTMDDPNRMRFANEEFYVKTPDEMAELFKHVPEAISNTVEIAERCNLELDVSGKNYHFPALELGADKTPSLALEEDSYAGLEERFVEIRKLRPDFSEEEVEAYKERLKEELGIINQMGFPDYFLIVADFINWAKDHNIPVGPGRGSAAGSLVAFALRITDIDPIPYHLLFERFLNPERISMPDIDVDFCINGREDVINYVRDKYGRENVAQIITFGSMLARAVIRDVGRGMGMPYGEVDTIAKLIPNPTGKKVTLKDAQKQEPRLRELIEKDGRVRKLFEVALSLEGLTRHASTHAAGVVVTPKPLTEYLPLYVDPKSHGQVTQFDMGFVEKIGLVKFDFLGLKTLTVIDNAVRLIREGKNPDFDLNLIPNDDEVSFQLLSRGETTGVFQLESSGMKEYLIKLKPSCFEDLIAMVALYRPGPLGSGMVDSFIKRKHGVETFTYDFPQLEPLLKDTYGVIVYQEQVMQIAQVLGNYSLGGADLLRRAMGKKKAEEMAKQKKLFLDGAKENKLDTKKAEKVFDQMEKFAEYGFNKSHSAAYAYIAYQTAYLKAHYPVEFMAALLTEDMENTEKVIKNINEIRNMEIAILPPDVNASCCDFTVHDKDIRFGLGAVKGVGGGAVEAIVEAREEGPPFESLHNFCERVDLRRVNKRVVEALVKCGAFDSLEKHRSQFMAAVEEAMESGQKMQREKESGQESLFGTDQIVTQSGHAYGKLPELEEWPENVLLSNEKEAIGFYITGHPLARHSDAIKRFSTCDTSGLMDRTDKEEVSVCGIVTGIKLLNTRKGDRMAFVTLEDLSGFVELVVFPETYTQYSELLNSEEALLVKGSLDIGEDACKLLVNEVVPLKEVQTRMTRRVHFRLTTPGLDDRQLRSLKEIVTRYRGECDAIIHLVVPNRSETVISLPEELRIQPSDEMMDDVEKLFGYNVVTFE; encoded by the coding sequence ATGCAGCACGCCAACTTTGTCCACTTGCATTGCCATACCCAATACAGCCTGCTCGACGGTGCCATTCGCGTTGGCGATCTGGTGAACCGGGCCAGTGAATATCGCATGCCTGCAATGGCTGTTACCGATCATGGCAACATGTTTGGAGCCCTGGAGTTTTACTCCAAGGCTCGAGCTGCCGGCGTCAAGCCTATTATCGGCTGTGAGGTTTATGTTGCCTCCGGATCGCGCCATGAGAAGAGCGGTGCGGCCTCTTCAAGTGACGCTTCCGGTCATTTTATTCTCCTCTGCAAAAACCGTAAAGGTTACCGCAACCTGTGCCACATGGTCTCAACGGCTTATCAGGATGGTTTCTATTACAAGCCGCGTATCGACTGGAATCTGCTCAGGGAAAATAACGAGGGTTTGATTGCTCTTACTGCCTGCCTTGGCGGTGAAATTCCCAGTCTGATCACCCGTGGTCGTATGGATCATGCTCGTCAGCGAGCGGAAGAGATGTCCAGGATCTTCGACAACAACCGGCTCTATCTTGAATTACAGGAGAACTATCTTCCTGAGCAGGAGGTCGCCAATAAGGGGCTGATTGAACTTGGCAAGGATCTCGGTTTGCCTCTGGTCGCGACCAATGACTGCCATTACCTGACCCGTGAGGATGCTTTTGCCCACGAAGTCCTCCTCTGCATCCAGACCGGCAAGACGATGGACGATCCGAACCGGATGCGTTTTGCCAACGAGGAATTTTACGTTAAGACTCCCGATGAAATGGCGGAGCTTTTCAAGCACGTTCCAGAGGCAATCAGTAACACTGTTGAAATTGCCGAGCGTTGTAACCTGGAACTCGACGTAAGCGGCAAGAATTATCATTTCCCGGCGCTGGAGCTTGGAGCAGACAAGACCCCGAGCCTGGCACTCGAAGAGGATTCGTATGCTGGTCTCGAAGAGCGGTTTGTCGAAATTCGTAAACTGCGCCCTGATTTTTCTGAAGAAGAAGTCGAAGCCTACAAGGAACGTCTCAAGGAAGAGCTGGGAATCATCAACCAGATGGGTTTCCCCGATTACTTCCTGATTGTCGCCGATTTTATCAACTGGGCCAAAGATCATAACATCCCGGTTGGTCCGGGCCGAGGTAGTGCGGCCGGCAGTCTGGTTGCCTTCGCCCTGAGAATTACCGATATCGACCCCATCCCGTACCATCTACTCTTTGAGCGTTTTCTGAACCCTGAACGTATCTCCATGCCCGATATCGACGTCGATTTCTGTATCAACGGACGCGAGGATGTCATCAACTACGTGCGGGATAAATATGGCCGGGAGAACGTTGCCCAGATCATCACCTTCGGGTCAATGCTGGCACGCGCTGTTATTCGCGATGTTGGCCGTGGCATGGGGATGCCATACGGTGAGGTCGATACGATTGCCAAGTTGATTCCCAACCCCACCGGCAAGAAGGTCACGCTCAAGGATGCACAGAAGCAGGAACCACGTTTGCGGGAACTGATCGAGAAAGACGGCCGGGTTAGAAAACTCTTTGAGGTTGCGCTCTCTCTAGAAGGTTTAACTCGCCACGCATCCACTCACGCTGCCGGTGTCGTGGTTACGCCCAAGCCATTGACCGAATATTTGCCCCTCTATGTCGATCCCAAGTCGCATGGCCAGGTCACCCAGTTTGATATGGGCTTTGTCGAGAAGATCGGCCTGGTTAAGTTTGACTTTCTCGGTTTGAAAACACTCACCGTCATCGATAATGCGGTGCGCTTGATCAGGGAAGGCAAGAACCCGGACTTTGATCTCAACCTGATCCCAAATGATGACGAGGTCTCATTTCAACTCCTCAGTCGCGGTGAAACGACCGGTGTTTTTCAGCTTGAGTCATCGGGTATGAAAGAGTACCTGATCAAGCTCAAGCCCTCCTGCTTTGAAGACCTGATCGCAATGGTCGCCCTGTACCGTCCGGGCCCGCTCGGTTCGGGGATGGTCGACTCGTTCATCAAGCGTAAGCATGGGGTCGAAACCTTTACTTATGATTTCCCTCAGCTTGAGCCGCTCCTTAAGGACACCTACGGGGTTATCGTCTACCAGGAACAGGTCATGCAGATTGCCCAGGTCCTTGGTAACTACAGCCTTGGTGGCGCAGACCTGTTGCGGCGAGCTATGGGTAAGAAGAAGGCCGAGGAGATGGCCAAGCAGAAAAAGCTTTTCCTCGATGGCGCCAAAGAGAACAAACTGGACACCAAGAAGGCCGAAAAAGTCTTTGACCAGATGGAAAAGTTCGCCGAATATGGCTTTAACAAGTCGCACTCGGCGGCCTACGCCTACATTGCCTACCAGACCGCGTACCTCAAGGCTCACTACCCGGTCGAGTTCATGGCCGCGCTGCTCACCGAGGATATGGAAAATACCGAGAAAGTCATTAAGAACATCAACGAGATTCGCAATATGGAGATTGCGATTCTGCCGCCGGATGTCAATGCATCGTGTTGCGATTTCACCGTACACGATAAAGATATTCGTTTCGGCCTGGGCGCAGTCAAAGGAGTTGGTGGCGGTGCTGTTGAGGCGATCGTCGAGGCTCGTGAGGAAGGCCCCCCTTTCGAGTCCCTGCATAATTTTTGCGAGCGCGTCGACCTGCGTCGGGTCAATAAGAGGGTTGTTGAAGCGCTGGTCAAATGCGGTGCCTTTGATTCGCTAGAGAAACACCGCTCTCAATTCATGGCGGCGGTCGAGGAAGCCATGGAGTCCGGGCAGAAAATGCAGCGCGAAAAAGAGTCCGGTCAGGAATCGCTATTTGGCACAGATCAGATCGTTACCCAGAGTGGCCACGCCTACGGCAAACTCCCAGAGTTGGAGGAATGGCCGGAGAATGTGCTTCTGAGTAATGAAAAGGAAGCGATAGGCTTCTACATTACCGGTCACCCGCTGGCGCGTCACAGCGACGCGATCAAGCGTTTCAGCACTTGTGATACGTCCGGCCTGATGGACCGCACCGACAAGGAAGAAGTGAGTGTTTGCGGTATCGTAACCGGGATCAAGTTGTTGAACACCCGTAAAGGAGATCGCATGGCTTTCGTCACTCTGGAAGACCTGAGTGGCTTTGTGGAGTTAGTTGTCTTCCCGGAGACTTACACCCAGTACTCGGAGCTTCTTAACAGTGAAGAGGCACTGTTGGTCAAGGGCTCTCTGGATATCGGAGAAGATGCCTGTAAGCTTCTGGTGAACGAAGTCGTGCCCCTGAAGGAGGTTCAGACTCGAATGACCCGACGGGTTCACTTCCGTTTGACGACCCCCGGTCTGGATGATCGTCAGTTGCGTTCATTGAAAGAGATCGTAACGCGCTACCGTGGAGAGTGTGATGCGATTATTCATCTGGTTGTGCCAAATCGTAGCGAAACAGTGATATCATTGCCAGAAGAATTGCGTATCCAGCCAAGTGATGAAATGATGGATGACGTCGAGAAATTGTTCGGTTATAATGTCGTAACCTTCGAATAG
- a CDS encoding Maf family protein: protein MRTLVLASTSPYRLQLMRQLELNFHVAAPLYKEKMDASVSAELLVKHQALQKAKSIAANYDNALIIGSDQVFVDARHRVLGKPGTAEKAIEQLMEMQGRKHTFYTGLAIYDSASGDSLMEFDTFTVSMRKLTEEQIKHYVTKENPIDCAGSFKIEGLGIALMDQMAGNDYTSLIGLPLILLVNMLSRFDVEVL, encoded by the coding sequence ATGCGCACCTTAGTCCTTGCTTCAACCAGCCCCTATCGCCTGCAGTTGATGCGTCAACTGGAACTCAACTTTCATGTCGCTGCTCCTCTGTACAAGGAAAAGATGGACGCAAGCGTTTCAGCAGAGTTGCTGGTTAAACATCAGGCCTTGCAGAAGGCGAAGAGTATTGCCGCAAATTATGATAATGCCCTGATCATCGGCTCAGACCAGGTCTTTGTGGATGCACGGCATCGCGTCCTTGGTAAGCCCGGGACGGCCGAAAAGGCGATTGAGCAGTTGATGGAAATGCAGGGGCGAAAACATACGTTTTATACAGGCCTGGCGATCTATGACAGTGCCAGCGGCGACAGCTTGATGGAGTTCGACACATTTACCGTTTCAATGCGGAAGCTGACTGAAGAACAGATCAAGCACTATGTGACCAAGGAGAACCCGATTGATTGCGCGGGTTCCTTCAAAATAGAAGGGCTGGGGATAGCTCTGATGGATCAGATGGCTGGTAATGACTATACAAGTTTGATTGGTTTGCCTTTGATTTTGCTGGTTAATATGTTGAGTCGGTTTGATGTAGAGGTCCTTTAA
- a CDS encoding tetratricopeptide repeat protein, with protein sequence MKKETLLIVVVTLVAGFIIGLMFGQNDSGTKTLAPAGAPTGPMPTVNLQQKLGELKNIVANDPTNFQAWVALGNEYFDSNQFMDAIEAYDKALAIKPDSPNVLTDQGVMFKRLGWFDRAIGNFTKANQVDPSHATSVYNLGIVYRYDLQDFPKAEEAWTKFLEISPTGPGSDRVRQDLEFLRSHPQVEK encoded by the coding sequence ATGAAAAAAGAAACTCTGCTTATTGTTGTTGTCACCTTGGTTGCCGGCTTCATTATCGGTTTGATGTTTGGGCAGAACGATTCCGGGACAAAGACTTTGGCTCCTGCGGGGGCTCCGACCGGTCCTATGCCAACGGTTAATCTGCAACAGAAACTCGGTGAATTGAAAAATATTGTTGCTAACGACCCGACCAACTTTCAGGCCTGGGTTGCACTTGGCAACGAATATTTTGATAGCAACCAGTTTATGGATGCGATTGAGGCCTATGACAAGGCTCTTGCCATCAAACCGGATTCACCGAATGTTCTCACTGATCAGGGTGTTATGTTCAAGCGTTTGGGCTGGTTTGATCGGGCTATTGGCAACTTCACCAAAGCCAATCAGGTTGACCCGTCTCACGCTACGAGCGTATATAACCTTGGCATTGTTTATCGCTATGATCTTCAGGACTTTCCAAAAGCCGAGGAGGCGTGGACGAAGTTCCTTGAAATCAGTCCGACCGGGCCTGGCTCAGATCGGGTTCGACAGGATCTTGAGTTTTTGAGAAGTCATCCACAGGTTGAGAAGTAA
- a CDS encoding NosD domain-containing protein — MSCSFLTLKCYLLLGGLCLLMVGCLSGKDQTIRGVLHGEHVWQGEVYVAEDVVLEEDVRLTILPGTRVRFLPAEADGGGWIEHPHFPGNELIIKGQVLAVGTAENPIFFEAVDSSAAAGFWGAINLVGSPEAIFEYCVFRQADSAVHSWDSQVYIEQSIFEDNLVGIRFNASEILIEHNLLRNNHTAVRFHLGSPVICENEFADNAVNLFVTSHPRDYHIENNTFGSPFEYNVVFGEEVPEDVSLLRNYWIRETPSTLVDSFYDGHRSPYLGKVVFEPQRTTPSSQAGLSWIP; from the coding sequence ATGTCCTGCTCTTTTCTCACACTCAAATGTTATCTTCTGCTTGGTGGGCTATGCCTTCTTATGGTGGGTTGTCTGTCCGGAAAAGATCAGACGATTCGTGGCGTTTTGCACGGTGAGCATGTCTGGCAGGGAGAGGTCTATGTTGCCGAAGATGTGGTCCTTGAAGAGGATGTTAGGCTGACAATTCTTCCCGGCACCCGGGTACGTTTCCTGCCTGCTGAAGCCGATGGCGGCGGCTGGATTGAACACCCCCATTTTCCTGGCAACGAGCTGATCATAAAAGGGCAGGTGCTTGCTGTGGGTACGGCTGAGAACCCAATCTTTTTCGAAGCTGTTGATTCTTCCGCGGCCGCAGGTTTCTGGGGCGCCATCAATCTGGTCGGCAGCCCTGAAGCTATCTTTGAATACTGTGTTTTCAGGCAGGCCGATAGCGCTGTGCATAGCTGGGACTCTCAGGTTTATATTGAGCAGTCAATTTTTGAAGACAACCTGGTCGGTATTCGTTTCAATGCCTCTGAAATTTTGATCGAGCACAATCTGTTGCGAAACAATCATACCGCTGTCCGCTTTCATCTTGGCTCGCCGGTTATTTGTGAGAACGAATTTGCCGACAATGCTGTCAACCTTTTTGTGACCTCCCATCCCCGTGATTACCATATAGAGAACAACACCTTTGGAAGTCCTTTTGAGTACAATGTGGTGTTCGGCGAAGAAGTCCCTGAAGACGTGAGCTTGCTGCGTAACTACTGGATCAGAGAGACCCCCTCAACGCTTGTCGATAGTTTCTACGATGGTCATCGAAGCCCTTACCTCGGCAAGGTGGTCTTTGAGCCGCAAAGGACAACTCCTTCCAGCCAGGCGGGTCTGTCATGGATCCCGTAA
- a CDS encoding YbfB/YjiJ family MFS transporter produces MSDRPNNNEARQNERSVLYILVGGMLGLVVAMGIGRFAFTPILPLMQRDLAMSNTVAGWLAGLNYLGYLAGAVLCSISPQILRSRFVTGSALLLSLVTTLFMGLTVSAFWWGTMRLVGGWASAILFIVISAEVGEALTRRGYGHWVGALYAGVGFGIAISGLIVPQLDLIGGWSFSWIGMGVIASVLAVFGILLGRRRDLVQSLTINKSERSGSLRVVRLLAVAYFFEGLGYIVTATFIVAIITVTPGLESFAPYSWVAVGLAAVPSTLFWPYLARHIGSQRALLSAYALQAAGILVSIHADTVFEVVFAAISFGGTFMGIVAMTLAEGNQRMRGEGGRAAAFLTASFGVGQVLGPVLAGILADLQQGFALPLMLAAACVILGGIFIALDKRFQVVR; encoded by the coding sequence ATGTCAGACCGGCCCAATAATAACGAAGCCAGGCAGAATGAAAGAAGCGTTCTCTATATCCTTGTCGGGGGAATGCTTGGCCTGGTCGTCGCCATGGGGATAGGGCGTTTTGCCTTTACTCCGATTCTGCCGCTGATGCAACGTGACCTTGCCATGAGCAACACCGTGGCGGGATGGCTCGCGGGACTCAATTATCTTGGCTATCTTGCTGGGGCTGTTCTTTGTTCCATCTCTCCTCAAATCCTGCGCTCTCGATTCGTGACCGGCAGTGCTTTGCTGCTGAGTCTTGTCACGACACTCTTCATGGGCTTGACCGTCTCCGCTTTCTGGTGGGGCACGATGCGCCTGGTCGGTGGTTGGGCCAGCGCGATTCTTTTTATCGTTATTTCCGCAGAAGTTGGTGAAGCTTTGACCCGGCGCGGCTACGGTCACTGGGTCGGCGCATTATACGCTGGTGTCGGTTTTGGTATCGCGATCAGCGGCTTGATCGTTCCGCAACTTGATCTGATTGGAGGTTGGAGTTTCTCCTGGATAGGCATGGGCGTGATAGCGTCGGTCTTGGCTGTTTTCGGTATTCTCCTCGGTCGAAGACGCGACCTTGTTCAGTCGCTGACGATCAATAAGTCGGAACGCTCCGGAAGTTTGCGTGTGGTGCGTCTGCTCGCTGTTGCCTATTTCTTTGAAGGTCTTGGCTATATCGTCACGGCCACCTTTATTGTCGCCATTATTACCGTAACCCCCGGGCTCGAAAGCTTTGCCCCCTACAGCTGGGTTGCGGTTGGTCTGGCTGCCGTCCCTTCAACACTCTTCTGGCCTTACCTTGCCCGCCATATTGGCAGTCAGCGTGCTCTGCTGTCCGCCTACGCTCTCCAGGCTGCCGGTATCCTGGTCAGTATCCATGCCGACACTGTCTTCGAAGTCGTGTTTGCCGCCATCTCCTTTGGGGGAACCTTCATGGGGATCGTCGCAATGACTCTGGCCGAAGGCAATCAGCGCATGCGGGGGGAAGGGGGCCGCGCTGCCGCGTTTCTGACTGCAAGCTTTGGTGTTGGCCAGGTGCTTGGCCCTGTCCTTGCCGGTATCCTGGCAGATCTGCAGCAGGGTTTTGCCTTGCCATTAATGCTGGCAGCTGCTTGTGTCATCCTGGGTGGAATTTTTATTGCTTTGGACAAGCGTTTTCAGGTGGTTCGGTGA